Proteins from one Amycolatopsis benzoatilytica AK 16/65 genomic window:
- a CDS encoding peptide deformylase — translation MLAEEVEKLLAQPLPWPIVQAGDPVLRAAAKPYDGELSDAALSALIEGMKATMHAAPGVGLAAPQIGLSVRIAVVEDGARERPGVPESTLAARGIAPLPFRVLVNPAYTRVGEETAAFFEGCLSVHGWQAVVARPLRVQLRGADETGAVLDEELSGWPARIIQHETDHLHGILYLDRAELRSLSTHEAVARRWAQPTPVDAARELGFDLP, via the coding sequence GTGCTCGCCGAAGAGGTCGAAAAGCTGCTCGCCCAGCCCCTGCCGTGGCCGATCGTGCAGGCAGGCGACCCGGTGCTGCGCGCTGCCGCGAAGCCGTACGACGGCGAACTCAGCGATGCCGCGCTGTCCGCGTTGATCGAAGGGATGAAGGCGACCATGCACGCCGCCCCCGGCGTCGGCCTGGCCGCGCCGCAGATCGGTCTGTCCGTCCGGATCGCCGTGGTCGAAGACGGCGCCCGCGAACGCCCCGGCGTCCCGGAATCCACCCTCGCCGCCCGGGGCATCGCGCCACTGCCGTTTCGTGTGCTGGTGAACCCGGCGTACACCCGAGTGGGCGAGGAAACCGCCGCTTTCTTCGAAGGCTGCCTCAGCGTGCACGGCTGGCAAGCGGTCGTCGCGCGCCCGTTGCGCGTCCAGCTCCGCGGTGCCGACGAAACCGGGGCCGTCCTGGACGAGGAACTCTCCGGCTGGCCAGCTCGGATCATCCAGCACGAAACCGATCACCTGCACGGCATCCTCTACCTGGACCGCGCCGAGCTGCGTTCGCTGTCCACACACGAGGCCGTCGCCCGCCGCTGGGCGCAGCCGACCCCTGTCGACGCCGCCCGCGAACTGGGCTTCGACCTGCCCTGA
- a CDS encoding isocitrate lyase/PEP mutase family protein — translation MTSLQDKAKLFRDQHSDGVLVLPNAWDAGSAVAIERAGAPAVATTSGGVSWALARGDGQHLTRAEMLEVIAQIAAAVEVPVTADVEGGYGPEPAAVAETVAGVVAVGAVGVNLEDSRAGTLTLFTPDEQAERLRAARAAAASAGLADLWVNARTDVYLFGVGEPEGRYEDVVTRANTYAEAGADSIFVPGLADLEVLAALSKAAPIPVSAMAGPGAPAVAELAEAGVRRVSVGTAIAQAAYSLAHHAAAELLNQGTYGEVTGALDFGTVNGWYR, via the coding sequence ATGACTTCGTTGCAGGACAAGGCAAAGCTCTTTCGCGACCAGCACTCGGACGGCGTTCTGGTGCTCCCGAACGCCTGGGACGCGGGCAGCGCCGTGGCGATCGAACGGGCCGGCGCCCCGGCCGTCGCCACCACCAGCGGAGGCGTCTCCTGGGCGCTGGCCCGCGGCGACGGCCAGCACCTGACCCGCGCGGAAATGCTCGAGGTCATCGCCCAGATCGCCGCAGCGGTAGAAGTCCCGGTGACCGCCGACGTGGAAGGCGGCTACGGCCCAGAACCGGCCGCAGTGGCCGAAACCGTCGCCGGCGTCGTCGCGGTCGGCGCGGTAGGCGTGAACCTGGAGGACTCCCGAGCAGGCACCCTCACCCTGTTCACTCCCGATGAGCAGGCAGAACGCCTGCGAGCCGCCCGCGCCGCCGCCGCGTCGGCCGGCCTGGCGGACCTGTGGGTCAACGCCCGGACCGACGTGTACCTGTTCGGCGTCGGCGAGCCGGAAGGCCGCTACGAGGACGTTGTGACTCGGGCGAACACCTATGCGGAGGCGGGCGCGGACAGCATTTTCGTGCCCGGCTTGGCGGACCTGGAGGTGCTGGCCGCACTCTCGAAGGCAGCCCCGATCCCGGTGAGCGCCATGGCGGGGCCGGGTGCGCCCGCCGTAGCCGAACTGGCCGAGGCCGGGGTGCGCCGGGTGAGCGTGGGAACGGCGATCGCCCAGGCCGCGTACTCGCTGGCCCATCACGCGGCCGCCGAGCTGCTGAACCAAGGCACGTACGGAGAGGTAACCGGAGCGCTGGACTTCGGCACGGTGAACGGCTGGTACCGGTAA